The following nucleotide sequence is from Coffea eugenioides isolate CCC68of chromosome 10, Ceug_1.0, whole genome shotgun sequence.
GTTAGGATTGGTAGGGAGAGAGCAGGGGATGGAACGTGCCCATGAGAATCTATGGATGGCTTTCCATATATATTCCTGATTCTGGAGATATAAAATTACCCTTTTGCATTGGTTATCCAAGCAAAGTCACCACTAGTTTCAGGGCTATAATTACTTGACAGACTTGCACCTTCAAGGTATTGAAAGATTTATATAACACAATATCAAGAGGCCTTTCAGGCTTGGTTTCAGGTGCTCTGAAATCTATGTGAAAGGCTAGTTTGACGAACTTCCAAGAGCTGTATTCTGTTTGAATATTTTATTCTTTACTTATTTTGGTAGTTGAAGTATCAATGTTGGCTTATCATATAgcccaaaaggaaaaaattctgGAAACTGTACCTGAATATCTTCgttattatcattttatttgAAAACTACATGGATGGAGCCTTTGTGTGTTGGTTATGGTCTATTTGAGGTGCAGAAAAGAGGAGGATCAACAACAAAATCTGCACAATcgaagaaaaaataataaaactgaAAAACTGAGAAATAAAACAGCAACAGATGACAATGGCAGAAGAAATTCATGGCAAATGAATGGCCTCAAAGTCATCAGTATCAAAGGCAAATTCAGATACATGGAAGATGGAAAGCATGTGGAGACATCTGAAGACATCAACACAGTTACATTTGTATCACATGCAGCCCATGTGTGTTCAAGAGTCATGGTTTTTGAACTTTAATGCTTTAGTTTAATTGTTTCTTTACTTAGTCATAGAATTTTTGGATGAATCATCAAATGACATGACCCGTAGATTGTACATGTTGTAGCAAGTCCCAACTATAAATAAGGGACTCCAGAGTATTGTCAATACAAGTTCACAGCTACAACCAGGACATGAGTTCAGGAATTCGTAATAAacaaaagctaaaaaaaaaacttacgaCAGTTAAGTACGCAGCTTTATACCTGACAGGAGCAATATTCAGATTTTGCTGGGTTATGTACAGGATCTTTGAGTGAATTGTAAACTATACTaatgaagttgtttggaaagaaaaggaaggcgAATTTTATTGATAAGGAAAAAACTTGTATCTATGATACATTGGAGTCCCCTATTTATAGTTGGGATTTATTACAATATACATGTATAATGATTCATCGAATAACTCTATGACTTAGCACAGAAACAATTACAATTCAATATTGAAATCTGAAAATCATGATTTTTGGACACAAATGGGCTGCATGTGCTATGGTAGTAGTTGTACAGATGTCTTTGAGATGTGTCTACGTGCTTTCTATCTTCCTTGCCGTCGTGTTTGTCTTTGATACTGATGACTTTGTGGCCATTCGTTTGTCTTAAAATTTTTCTGCCATTGTCATCTGTTGCTGCCATTGAATTTTGCTGCCAGTGTCATTTGTTGCTGTACCTATACTTCTTGACTTGCCATGTTTTATCTGTCAGTTTTTAATTTTACTATATTTCATTGATTGTGCTGATTTTGTTGCTGATCCTCCTATTAAATAGCTAGAATTCGATGCAGATAGTATGGAAATAGTATGTGGTGGCTGTGGtggaaaattacaaaaaaatagCAATTGATGCAGATAGAGGGTGAATATCATATAAAATTCATAGCAGTGCAGTTGTTCTCCTACTTAATGATGGACCAAATTAGATTCAACACTTTAGTAGATGATGTTGATCTTATCATTTGTCCCTAGGCAACTGTTCTGGTATTGTATTAGATAATCACCCTGATAACTATTCCCAGCAGAcactcttttatttatttttttgtgatatAGAGAATATTAAGTTATGCATCTTTGACCTAATTTGTTGATATAAACTTCTACCATGTGCCtgtctatttatttatttttaattttttacactTCTTGTTCTTGTTGTGTATTCTTTGTTCCCCAATTGAATTGCCAAGTTATATTGTCAGATGGTTGGTAAATCAAAATATCTCCTCATGTTTTGGTCTTCAGTTTATGACCATCCATGAAATGATTGATCTAGTCTTTACACACATCCTCATGAAATGCAACTGGtggaatcttttttttttttttttttaaaagtcaaATTAGAATGCCACAATGATAACTGCGACTGTGTTGTCAGTCTATGGTTCTCCTTCTCATGTCCTGTTTCCGACGTTTTCTGTGCAGGTTCTTGGGAAAGACTCATCCCTGAAAAGTTGGATTTTCTCTAGGTACAGAAAGTTACGTGCATCAGTAGCTTCAGAgattgtttcaaaaattacttCTCTTTTGGATGGAATATTTGAATCTTTCACAGAACAAGTAAATAGAGAAGAAACCCAAGCAGATGATAACGAGAGTGAACGTAGCCAATCCAAGTATGTTAGTCAGTACTTGGTTTCTAGGGAACATAGTCAACCAGAATCATCATCTGAAGTTAGTGGGAAAGATTTTACTTCGATAATTTATGATAAACCTTGTGCAGACAACATGACTAGCAGATTTTCAAGCTCACATTTGAAAAGAAGCAGCTCAGTCGATTACCATTCAAGTGCAAGTCCCTCCATTGATAGTGGAGGGTCAAGGTCCATGGACTTTGATTTTGGGGGCCCAGGAGATTCATCCCATTCTAGGTCTTCTGTTCCAAGAGACTTGTTGAACCGACATATTCCCTCGCCTATCACAAGAACACCGGGGGGCTCAAGGAGTTCACTCCATGGTGTCCAAAGAGAGAAAAGTCAAGTTTTGAGCATGGACGTCTCTTCTCCTATCTTGAGGTCTGTCAGTGAAGCCATGAGTTGTTCTTTTGATTCACCTAAGAATCCTTTGTCACTGGGAAATCCTTCAATGAGTAAAGTGGTTTGGTACTCTGATGGTGACCCGGCAGCCATGGATGTTTTTGCAGCTTCTAAACAGCTTTGGTTGGGTCCTTTAGGTCCTGATGCATCTGAAGGATTTGTAAGGTCTCAGTTTGAGAAGTTTGGCCCCATAGACCAGTTCATCTATACTCCGTTCAAAGGATTTGCCTTAATAGAGTACAGAAACATTCTTGATGCTTTCAAAGCCAGGGAGAATATGCGAGGACATTCAACTTGGGGTGCTAGTCTTCAGATAAAGTTTTCAGATACAGGGTCTGGAACTAGGGGGGATATAAATGGGGTTGCTGTTGGTTCAACTTGCCATGTTTACGTTGGTCATGTTTCAAACAGATGGGTCAGGGATGAGGTAATGAATGAAGTCAACAAAGTACTCCATAAGGGACCTCGCATGGCAACTGATCTTATTGGTGAAGGTGCATTGCTGATGGAATTTGATACACATGATGAAGCTACTATTGCCATGGCTCATCTGAGAAAGTGGCGCAAGGAAAGTGGTATCACTCTTCTGCAGTCACATGGAGGTCCTGCTGATGTGATGCATTTCGAAGGAAATAAGTATTATGGTAATAATATAATTGATGCTCAAGCACCGTCCGAAAAGCCATCTGATGGTTATTTGCCCAGGGTATCACGTTTGTCTTCTATGGTTTCGCAGTTACGAATGAAGTATAATATTCCTCAAAACCTGGCTCATCCTGACACTCATTTATCTGGAAATCATCACATTGCTTCCACAAAAGAACAATTACCAACGAATATTCTCTGGATTAATATCCCCCAAATGAACCCCATTTTTCTCACTGATGATGAATTATTGGCCCTTTGTAATGTTGCGATCAACAATGTTGGATCTATTGTCAGGTTGACAAGACAAAATATATCTACAGGTTCCTGTTGGTTTGTTGAATGCAACAGCATAGAAACAGCAAGAACTCTTCTAAGCACTCTTCGTGATTGTCCAGAGATATTCTTCCAAATTGAATTCAGGTTAAATTACTGCTGATGCTTCTTTGTTTcaatcattttccttttctgttGATTGATGATTTCGGTTTCTGCTTTATCCTTGAAACTAGAGTTTTAGGGGTAAGCTCATTCACTTTATACTTTTTTGGGTTAATACAAAGAAAGACAATCTTAAAATAAGAGGCATCTTATTTGTAATGCTGATTTTATTGAGCAAACCGTGTCCTACAACATGTTATCAGTTGGTTTTGAGACTTTCAAGAATTGGCTTAATGGTTTTCGGttagaaaatgaaggaaaaaaaggaaaaaaaacataaaactGAACATAGCCTCAGTTTTGCTGGTGCAGTGAGGGACATTCTATTGATTGCATAAGGATGTTGAAACGAGCTCTTTTAGATTAGATTTTATAATTGGTCACCATAAAAAATGAAGAATAGCAGGCATGTGCAAATTAATTGGGTGGCACTTCATTTTTCCTTGACATATCTATGCATTTGTTGGAGGCATCTCATCCTTTCATGCTTTAATTTGAGGACTGAAGGAAATAAATTCATGTTTTCTGAAACTCATGGGTGCCGTTGCCTTTCAGCATGAAGCAGTTGCTAGACTCATATTTTGATTAGCCTAAAGCATCATGCTATAGTTCATGCTTTGTATAAAACTAGTGGTATAGGTGCACTCAAAGTTGTGCAAATGTAGGGAATTAAtcgaggaaaagaaacaaatggaCAGTGAGGCTAAACTTTTTCAAGTGGTGGCACCATTTTACCCATTAGTGTGAGGCTAAAGGAAATACAAAAAGTGACAGAAAAAGTTAACTCCAACCCCTTTCTCTGGCTTTGTCAAGTAATAAGATATCGGTCCTGTTGTTATAATATTGGGCGCGAACAGATTATCTTCTACTTATTCTTCTTCCTTCCATCATATATGTATGGTGTCAACTACTACAGTCCTAACAGAAGTATGTCCTAATGTTTTCAACAGTCATCCTGGAAAGCTCCAGACCCAGCTCCTGGTAAAGCCTGATGGCAATGCTCTGGAGCTTACATCACCCAGACTAAAGCCAGAAAATCATGGAGTCATGAGGCAAGGTGGACATGCATTTCAGTCAAACTGGGCCCATGTTGGTCATTCTGGCAGGCATGAAGTTCGGTCAATAACTCCTGAAGCATTGTTTGTTGATCCTTCTCATGGAGGTAGTTTTTGTTATCTTATAAGTTTATGTGCAGAGGATGGTTGCATATATTGAACAAAAACTACATGTAATCCTTTATTTTCCTTCGTATGCTGGAGAAgagtaaaatattttcagtgTTTATGTTTTTCTTGTTCATGCTCAGGGGGTCATGTTGTTTCAAGTTCTGCTGAACAGATGTGGATGTACAGAAAGCCAGAAGCAGAGCTGCATTCTGGACCACGAAGCATTCCACATATATCTGCACCAACTGTTGGGCCTTCTATTGCACCACCACTACCAGTTCAAGCGCCTTATTTCCGACCTCTTAATTTTCCACCAAATAGTTCATGGGATGTGCGTGGTTTGAACAACCATATGCCTATAAATCCAATTTCACCTCGTGTAATGCCGAATGTTCATCGCAATCCAATTCCACCACCATTTATACCAGCTTCTGTGACTCCGTTAGCTCAATTTCATGGAAACTCAATGCCTTCATTTGATCAGATGTTTTCTGTTCCTGCAGTTACACCACCTCCCCTCATAGCTCCCTTACCCCCTTCTCAACCCGATGTCCAGCCTCCATTACCTCCATCCCAGCCTCCACCCCCACCTCCACCCCCTTATTCTCAGCCACCTGTCGCTCCTCCTCCGCCTACTTCTCCACCTCCACTTCCACCTTCAGTATCTTCTAGTTCAGAATATAGTAAGCAGTCTAATGTACAACACAAGTGGCAGGGAACCTTGAGCAAAAGTGGTATACATTACTGTACAATTTATGCACAGAGAGTTGATTCTGATATTTGCAAGTATTCAGATGGGATGGTGGAGCCAACAGAGTACATATCTAATTCCCACTTGATTATTTGGTAAATTGAATTTGAAAGACTTCTGAAACTTTCTTATTGCTGTCTGTCCAGATGGCCTATTAAATTAGATATGACAAAGCGCACTGATTTCCGGCATGTCAAAACAACATTTTCCAATACTCCGCCACACAGAGTGAGTTGTTGAACACGCTATTCAATTTcttctctctccctccctccctctctctatctctctcacacacacactgGCGCACCCATAAACACACATACATTGTGGTAGCGCTACTGCCTTCTACAATATCTCAGTTCCTAAGCTTTGTCTTGGTCTTGTATGTTAGCCGGGCATCAAAAGTAGGTAGTTTCAATTTGTTTGGCAGATATAAGTGTTTTAAGTGTATTGAAATCTTTTTGTCTGACTGCTAGAAGATCATGGATGAGGCTGgtacttttgtttgcttttgtttctaaaactaatttttttaaatgttcAGGAATTATCTGGAGTTTCCTTTCTAATTGTTatcacttttattttgtttccttctaATGGTTAGTTGATGGAAATAAGGCTGCGCATGCCTAATCACGTCATCTTATCTGAAATTTTTTGAGCTGATTCAAATTAGTGTAGGTCATAAGATTTTGGATTATGGGTAaaaactcttttttcttttttctatttctttttccgTCATTAGTTACTTCACAAACTAGCTTTACAAAGCCGAGTTAACTGGAGTTGTAACATGACTTAATTTTATATAATGGCCTTCTCAGCTCTCCTTCCTTTCCTCCAAGAGACTTGAATTGTGTTCCCCATTTTATATTTGCTTCTCTATACATCCTCTTGCAAATATGTATCTTATCCCATGAGATCTGCACAAGGCAAGTTTTTGGCTATTTCTATGATTTCAGTTATTCGAAGTCTTTGTTTCTTTCATCCTTTATCCTGGATATCTTGATTATTTAAGCTGGTGTGAAATGTAACAGTACTATATTTTATAAATGTGATGCAGAGAGAAATATGCTGGTTGCTTCCCTCCTCTCAGGACGACAATAAGGGTGTAAGTTTATCCTTCTCTGCTTTTTAAAATATGGATGTTTAAACCAGGTACACGGGAGCAATGATTTGTACACAATTTACCATGATTTATCGTAAATGCATACCCTTATATTTTTTAACCCCCTTGCTTATGGTAACTTTCTTGATTTTAGCTTTCTAAATAGTTAGTGGAATTAGACAACCCGTAAAGTTCTCAATGTGGCAAGGTATTAATGGGATTCACTGAAAACTCTTCGTGCTTGCACATGCCTCTTATTTGGTGGCATCATCTCCTCCAATTTATGCTTAGCTGATGATACTGCATCTTGATGCAAGATGAGATTCTCATTTTGCAGAAGCTTTATGCTATTGTGTCAAATACCTTCGTGGATTTGATTTCTGGTGAAATTTGACTAACTAAATGTAAATTCATTGACTACTATAAGGGTACTATTCTGTCTGGTCTCACGAATACTTGTATTCTTGTGCAGTTTCAAGATTTTGTAGTATACTTGCAACAAAGGCAATGTGCAGGAGTAATCAAAATCCCAGCCATGAAATCCATGTGGGCAAGGCTTCTTTTCATTCTTCCGTATTCACCCGATGTGTGTTCCATGCTATCTATTGCTCCTAATCCCTCACTTTGCCTTCTTGGTTTGGTCTTGCCTAAAGAAACAAACTTTGAATGGGTTTGACCTGTTGAGTGGTGGAGGTAAGGAAGGAAAAGGAAGATTGACTTCTATTAGGTGACATGTTTCTTACTAGTATATTTCAGATGCCTGAATTCTCCAAGAATTTTGGCATTGATTAACTTTTGCATGAAATATCGTAGTTTCATTCAATACCCTGTAAATCAGCATAAATTTCTGATAGTCTGGATGAACTCCTTTGCTAGGTAATATCTTCATGAATTTGTAAGCATTAATTAGTCTGATGTTGATAAAGGTTGCCTATTTTTGGTGCATTGCTAGATATAAAATCTTATGTTCCAAAGTGTTCATATATGTTATCTTATCCAAGCTTAACTTTGCTGGTTCATAGCTAATCTCTTCGGAGTTTGGATGGGAAAGCAGCTCAAGGAGATGTTAGTAAACTTTAAACATCTTGTTTTAAGTTTGTAGAAGTCTGTATATGAATGTGTATCATCCACAGGATGACTGATGAGGATGACTAATTTTTCCATCTTTAGCTTTGTGATATGCTCAGCCACAAAGGTTCCGCTTTAGATTTCTTTCCCCTGTGCCAGTATGCCAGCATAGATTCCACGTTAGCGAATAATTGATTGATCTCATAGTCTTGTGCTGCGAAAATGATAAAAGGTGTCACAGAATTAAGTAGGTTTTGTGAATGCTTCCTGTAGTTCCCTCAAACTTTAAAATTTGGATGAAATGATTGAAATTTTATTGCTACCGCAAGAATCAGGTTGTCAACCAAGTTATCCTCACTctactgtaattggttgttgagaATTTGTTCTCGGTACGTGTAGGTATAGTGAAAGTACCCCATTAATGTTAAAAATACGGTTCCACAGTCTTTGTTTATAACCTCTTTTGGACGTCAAC
It contains:
- the LOC113749307 gene encoding uncharacterized protein LOC113749307 — its product is MTSAEQPLKKRKIFEQFKQSSPSPPPPPPSAPPSLPTPPQQQHPPPPGTPPAQPLTQEEIFRRQGNLEEIRKVYNCLKQIKCCIAQEEQEPRHLPELEQAYLYLITASRGCTSVQRIVADLIPRYASYCPTALEAAVKVVINMHNCSLALISNGEDFDGVAFETAEACIFGLVDICGAAAKEAPTSSVIQGICSAVFLSVFTFFISSFEGKDIFQIIDKESLMIQDAKEFTSEFKEKFLDEGDSKLLKLLKFRAVSFLRLFFSCPKHSLSACFELFDSTATDATNMGGHYFLRQLTNRLDDAVSYNLTHESDDEKPSLSSMGKICQGNNVGAYRHLESNLVPRNVSAVSRNCILSLVLGKDSSLKSWIFSRYRKLRASVASEIVSKITSLLDGIFESFTEQVNREETQADDNESERSQSKYVSQYLVSREHSQPESSSEVSGKDFTSIIYDKPCADNMTSRFSSSHLKRSSSVDYHSSASPSIDSGGSRSMDFDFGGPGDSSHSRSSVPRDLLNRHIPSPITRTPGGSRSSLHGVQREKSQVLSMDVSSPILRSVSEAMSCSFDSPKNPLSLGNPSMSKVVWYSDGDPAAMDVFAASKQLWLGPLGPDASEGFVRSQFEKFGPIDQFIYTPFKGFALIEYRNILDAFKARENMRGHSTWGASLQIKFSDTGSGTRGDINGVAVGSTCHVYVGHVSNRWVRDEVMNEVNKVLHKGPRMATDLIGEGALLMEFDTHDEATIAMAHLRKWRKESGITLLQSHGGPADVMHFEGNKYYGNNIIDAQAPSEKPSDGYLPRVSRLSSMVSQLRMKYNIPQNLAHPDTHLSGNHHIASTKEQLPTNILWINIPQMNPIFLTDDELLALCNVAINNVGSIVRLTRQNISTGSCWFVECNSIETARTLLSTLRDCPEIFFQIEFSHPGKLQTQLLVKPDGNALELTSPRLKPENHGVMRQGGHAFQSNWAHVGHSGRHEVRSITPEALFVDPSHGGGHVVSSSAEQMWMYRKPEAELHSGPRSIPHISAPTVGPSIAPPLPVQAPYFRPLNFPPNSSWDVRGLNNHMPINPISPRVMPNVHRNPIPPPFIPASVTPLAQFHGNSMPSFDQMFSVPAVTPPPLIAPLPPSQPDVQPPLPPSQPPPPPPPPYSQPPVAPPPPTSPPPLPPSVSSSSEYSKQSNVQHKWQGTLSKSGIHYCTIYAQRVDSDICKYSDGMVEPTEWPIKLDMTKRTDFRHVKTTFSNTPPHRREICWLLPSSQDDNKGFQDFVVYLQQRQCAGVIKIPAMKSMWARLLFILPYSPDVCSMLSIAPNPSLCLLGLVLPKETNFEWV